A window of the Eleutherodactylus coqui strain aEleCoq1 chromosome 8, aEleCoq1.hap1, whole genome shotgun sequence genome harbors these coding sequences:
- the LOC136577667 gene encoding ubiquitin-conjugating enzyme E2 T-like: MQRQSRLKRELQLLSTEPPTGISCWQVDDNMEQLRAQVVGRSGSPYEGGVFSLEVAVPERYPFQPPRLLFLTPIYHPNIDTAGRICLDILKPPPEGAWRPALNLSSVLTSIQLLMNEPNPEDPLMADIAREYKYHRAAYTATAREWTEKHAKPRDTAFSTGQKRRSADQPEPAKKPRPGLQ, encoded by the coding sequence ATGCAGCGGCAGTCACGGCTGAAGCGGGAGCTGCAGCTCCTCAGCACCGAGCCGCCGACCGGCATCAGCTGCTGGCAGGTGGACGATAACATGGAGCAGCTGCGGGCGCAGGTGGTGGGCCGCTCGGGCTCTCCCTACGAAGGCGGGGTGTTCAGCCTGGAGGTCGCCGTGCCGGAGAGATATCCCTTCCAGCCGCCGCGCCTGCTGTTTCTCACCCCCATTTACCACCCGAACATAGACACGGCCGGCAGGATCTGCCTGGACATCCTGAAGCCGCCGCCAGAGGGCGCCTGGAGGCCCGCGCTGAACCTGTCCTCCGTCCTCACCTCCATCCAGCTCCTCATGAACGAGCCGAACCCGGAGGACCCCCTCATGGCGGACATCGCCCGGGAGTACAAGTACCACAGGGCGGCGTACACGGCCACAGCGCGGGAGTGGACCGAGAAACACGCCAAACCCCGGGACACGGCCTTCAGTACCGGACAGAAGCGGCGCAGCGCTGACCAGCCCGAGCCCGCCAAGAAGCCGCGGCCCGGACTGCAGTGA